The genomic segment TTCGATGTCGATACCGATACCGATAGGGCGCAGCGGGGCGACAAGGTTTACGATGGCAGATCTTCGGGGAGGCCTCAGTCAGGGAGGAACGAGATGAACAGGTGGATCGGCACAGGAGCAGCGGTGACACTCGTGTTCACGATGGCGGGATGCGCCACCATGGAGACCAAGACCGGCCAGGGAGCGGTGGTGGGCACCGCCGCCGGGGCCGCCGTGGGGGCCGGGCTGGGGCAGGCCATCGGCAAGGACACCAAGTCCACCCTGATCGGCGCCGCCATCGGGGCCGCGGCCGGGGGCCTCACGGGCGCCGCGGTGGGCAACTACATGGACCGGCAGGAGAAGGCCCTGCGCGAAGCCCTGGCCCAGTCCGAGGCCGCGAGCATCCGCCGCGAGATGGACGTGCTGTCGGTGACCTTCAAGGGCGACGTGAGCTTCGACCTGAACTCCGCCGCCCTCAAGCCCGGGGCCCAGACCGAGGTGGCCCGGGTGGCGGGGGTCCTCAACCAGTACCCCCAGACGACCCTGCTCGTGGCAGGGCACACCGACAGCACCGGAGCCGAGGACTACAACCAGAAGCTCTCCGAGCGGCGGGCGGAGTCCGTGAAGAACGCCCTGGTGGGGCACGGGGTCGCCCCGGGGCGCATTGCCACCGTGGGCTACGGCCCGTCCCAGCCCGTGGCCGACAACGCCACCCCCGAGGGGCGCCAGCTCAACCGCCGGGTGGAAATCCGCATCATGCCCCAGCAGGGCTGAAAGGGTTCCCCGTGGACGAAGCGGCCCCATCCCGGCTCCCGGTCCTCACGGGCAGACAGGCCCGGGCCCTGCGGGCCCGCGGCCACGGCCTCGAACCCCTGGTGACCGTGGGCAAGGAAGGGGTCACCGGCGGCGTTGTAGACTCCCTGGAGGCCAACCTCGCCGCCCACGAGCTCGTGAA from the Thermodesulfobacteriota bacterium genome contains:
- the yhbY gene encoding ribosome assembly RNA-binding protein YhbY, which encodes MDEAAPSRLPVLTGRQARALRARGHGLEPLVTVGKEGVTGGVVDSLEANLAAHELVKVRIAQGCGADRREVAAALAAGTRAAVAQVLGRTVLLFRPGSEHPETPVPS
- a CDS encoding OmpA family protein, with the protein product MTLVFTMAGCATMETKTGQGAVVGTAAGAAVGAGLGQAIGKDTKSTLIGAAIGAAAGGLTGAAVGNYMDRQEKALREALAQSEAASIRREMDVLSVTFKGDVSFDLNSAALKPGAQTEVARVAGVLNQYPQTTLLVAGHTDSTGAEDYNQKLSERRAESVKNALVGHGVAPGRIATVGYGPSQPVADNATPEGRQLNRRVEIRIMPQQG